From the Brachyspira intermedia PWS/A genome, the window ATAGCTTTAATCATTTGATTTAATCTTTTTATCTAGCTTATTTTTTGTACATCTTTTATTATCTTTAACATTTTATTACAATGTTCTTCTATTTGAAGTCTTTGACTGCATCTATTTAAAATATATCCAAGTGTATAGAACCTATCAAAAACTTTCATACTCAATGTATTACAATGCTGTATCAAAGCAGCAGCTCCTATTAAGTTTAATTGTATGAATGACATATATACACACATCAAATCAACATCATTTACGGTCCATATTAATTTTTCAGCATAATTATATCCTAATTCTTCAGCTATCTGACATGAGGCTATAACAAAACCTCCGCTTCCTACTGCTGGTTCATAACAATGAATGAAATCTCTTTCTTTTAATAAAGATTTATCAAAAGTGATTTTATTCATACAATATGATAATTCATAAGGTGTAAAAAACTGGCCTTTATATTCATTTGTAAGATTTAGCTCCTGAAATAATGTACCTAAAACATCTTGATATCTATTGTTCTGATATTCATTTGCTATTTCTAATTTGAAGGTATTAAAAAGCTCCATTTCATTTTTATCATAATGATCAGATATTTTTTTAAGCTGTTCTATTCTGTTTTTTATTTCTTCAGGATTAAGACTTATTCCTATAGAAATATTTAAAGCTGTCATAGCTATAAAATCATAGAATACTTTAGCTATAGTATGTTTATAAGAAACACTTTGTAATATGTCATATAAGTTTTTATATTTAGATGATTTTAATTTTTTCATGATTTACTCCTAATCAGCAAAAAGCATTTTATTGCCTTCACTATCCACTTTATCTCCGTCTGAATCAAAGTCCCATCTGTTTATATTATCTTCATCTACACCTGAACTTAATGGATCTTCTTCATTTTCCTCATCTATTCTATAATTTGAATTATTTTCATCTTCTGAGAAATCAATTATTTCATTGTTAGATTTTATTTGTTCTTCAAATGTAGTACCAATAGTTTTATTTTTTCTTTTATCAATTTCTTTTTGTATATCTTCTCTCGCCGCAGGCGGACAGTCGTCATAATTATCAAGCATTGTTATTTCTTTTAATTCTTTCAGTTCTTCAAGAGTAAGTTCAGATAACTTTCTTCCTTTTGTTATTTTATTTTCAAGTTCACGGCTACGGTCGCCGCAGGCGTGCTGTCGCATAAACTTTCTGCCTTGTAAAATGTGTTTAGCAGTTTCATTGTAATTATTATCTATCTTTTTTATTTCACTCTCTAATAAAGATATTTGTTCTAAAGCCTCATCACTTAAAATAGTATACTGTTCACCTTTTGATATTTCTTTTACTTGTTCTTTTAATTTTTCTATATTTGTATCATCAAGATATTCACCTCGTTTTTTAATTCTTCAATAATTTTATTTCTATATCCTTCTGGTAAATTATAATCCGAGAGATATTTTTTTAATGAAATAGTATTTATAAAAATCCATATAGTACCTTCGTATTACCCAGTAGGGCATATAGAAAAATCAATATTTTCTTTAGTTTCTTTATTACTAATTTTTGAAATAAATCTTTGTATAGCATTCATAACAGTGTTGGCTTCTGCTTTATCATCAGATTTGAATGTTATACCAAAAAGACCATTATCTTCTATAAAGTTTAATTCTCTCATTGTTCTTATCCTTTATTTATTGTTGATCAAAAAGACTTTAATTATAAAAACTAATTTAATTCTGATTCTTCTAGCTTATGAAATAAATCTAAAGGCTTAGTCAAATCAACTTTTTTCATTCTGTAATTTTCTATATAAGATTGATGACTTACAACTTTAGCTTTAGCTTTTTCTGTATCTTCTATAGCTCCGTTAAAAATATATATATCGCTGAATATAATCCAATTGAATAATTGTACATTCTGCCATTTATAACAGCTTCTTGCATAACCGCAATCTTTTATCTCTAATTTTTCTTTTAATTCTTCCTCTATATAAACATCTTTAGCTTTATATTCTCCTACCTTTACATATAGGTCCTTTTCATATATGCCTTTTGAGTAGTTATCTATGATTTTTATTAATCCTAGACTTTCAAATAACTCTATATCTTTTGTTATATTTCCATCCCAAAATATAGCAATTTCAGTATTTCTCATTTTTCTGCATAGCTGCATAATAAACTCCTTATTCCTATGATGCTAATTTATTAGATTTGATTTTAAACTTCTGCATTTCTATATCTACTACTTTTAAGTTTAGAAGACGGCTTGTAAGTCTTCCTTTGATATATTCAGCATCAGTTTTTTTATTCAAACCTTTTAATAAATCATCATAACTTTTATTTGATGTGAGAATAACTGTTTTTTCTCCGCTTCTTATATTATCAAATATTTTATAGTATCCATCGATAGCGTAATGAAAGCCAACGCTATCAATATCATCTATCATAATAATATCTGCATTTTTGGCATTATCTATTTTTTTATCAATAGTAGCTTTCATATCTTTATCCTTAGCATTTTGATTAAATAAGTTTTTATGTAAATCTTCAAAATGGCTTGCTTTCATATACATTACTTTTATATTATTAATAGCGTATATCTGCCATAACATTTTAAGCATTGTAGTTTTGCCTGTTCCACTTTTACCTCTGAAATATAAGGACATTGTACTTCCTACATTCAAATATTTTTTTATAGAATTAATCAGCTCAGTTTGATTAAATCTTTCTGCAAAAAGATCCAAAGTCATTTCATTGTCTAATGTACCAAATAATAAATTATATGTTTTGATAATGCTCTCAATTCTTTCTATCTTTTCTGATATTTTACTTTTTTCATCGCTGACACAGTCGCACATAGTAGGCAGTTTGTAGCTTCTTCCTGAAAAACTTAAATCATCTGGAGATTTTACAAATCGGTACTCATCGCATTTAGTACAATTTGGGTCTTTTCCGTCCCTTGCTGTTTCTTTTAATTCTTCCAAATATTTTTTGTAGCTTTGCAGACAATAACTGTTATCCGCAATTTGCAATTTGTGAATACGCCTCATCGAAGTTTCCCCCCTCTTCTATAATTTTTAATAAATAATTAAGTTTATCAATTCCGCTTGGTATTGATATCTTTTTTGTTTCCTGTGTTTCTTCGCTTTGAGTTTTATTTTCTTTGTTATCATTATTTTTTGTACTTTCATTTTTTTGGCATAAAGCCATTTTCAATAAATCCTGCAGTTTCATAGCATATCTTTTTTCTACTGGTAATTTATAAAATGCATTTTTTGTAATTTCTAAAACATCATCAATATTGTTATTTACTCTGTTTTTAAAGATTTTTATTAAATGCATTTTATAAGGAGCTCTTGTCGAGTAGTCTAATTTTTCAAGCAATAATTCTTCATACAATTTTTTAAACTTTTCTAAAAAATCACATTGAAGCTGAAGCTCTTTTATTTCTTTATCATCAGTTAAAAGTTTGACAGGATATATTGGATTTTCCTCTACATCTTCATTAAACAAACTAGGTTCATCATATATTACAGTAACAGGAGCTTCGAGATTCTGAAGTTTTTTATCTTCCTCTTTCAGCTCTTCAATTTTATTTTTCAGACTAGTAAAATCATATACAAGAGCTTTTCTTATAACTTTTTTGTCTTTATACTCTGTAGCTATTTTTATTTTTAAATAGCCTTTTGCTTTTAAACTTTTTCTTTGTCTTGTAAAATTAGTTTTTTTATTAGTTATATATTTGTCTTTTATGTATTGTATATTTTTGTTTGTTAAATGAAATATCCAGCATATAAATTCAAACTCACTTAATGATAATCCTAATCTGTTTCTGTATTCCATAATTTCAAAAGGTATTGCCAACAGATCTGCAGGATAATCTATTTTTCCGTAAAGTGCCGAAAACTTTTCTAACTCTGCCATTACTTTACTCCGCCTGATATATTTTTATAAGTCAATTTTCGTACTAACATTAAACCGCCTCTGTGATTGTATTTTTAAAAAAATATTCCTCCTTCTGCAGTGATAAAAATTATTAAAGCAAAGAACTGCCTAAATGATTTAAATAAATTTTTACTGCATTTGTTTTTGATATTTTTTAGCAGGAACGCTAATTGATGAAATAAACTCTGTTCTTTATCTAAAAAAGTCAAGCATAACTTTTTAGTTGCTATTATTGTCGATATTTTTGAGAATTGTTGTTGTTTTAAATCTAGTATGCTTTTTACGCATACTAGATTTTTTAATTTATTGATTTGTATTTCGAGAGAAAATTCTAAAACTCGTACCGCTTTCAAAAGTCTTAGAAAATTCGTTAAAATTAAAAATTTTCAGTATATATTATTATATTTTAAACTTTTTATGATTGCATACCTACTATATTATGCAGTTATAAAAAGTTTTTATATTAATCTGAAAAATGAATTTTTTCAGATTAATATAAATTAATAAATATATCTATCAGAAATACTAAACATTAAATAAATTAGTATTCTAATAAATTGCTATTAAGTATTGCCCCGAGTTCATATCTGTTATTGTCGCTGCTGTAATTATATATATAAAATGTTAAATAATCATATTTATAATCAGCCATTTTTTGTCCTACATATAAAAGTCCATTAGCAGGTATGGAACTTAATATATGAACTTCTTCTAAATTTCTATATTTTACTATATCATCAAAAATTTCATCTATCTTTTTAGTAAATAAATAATAGCATCTTTTATTTACCAAACTTTTATGTGAATGCTCTTCTAATATTACTTGATGTGTTATTGTGATGATATTGCTGTATGAATAATCGAATCCTTTATTAAGAATAAGATTTTTATCATCTTTATAAACTTGTTCTATATCATTAATATTTGATTGTCCTGATAATATTATTCCTATTGGGTGATTAATATTATCTATTCTCATAACATTTGATTTGCTTTCTACAAAACTTTTTAATTCAGGCTCATCTATTTCTATATCTTTAAATCCCCAAGATAATGAATCTTTTGGCTTTGGGAGAAAAACAAAATTATATCCGTATTTCTCTAATATATAAGCAATAGAAACAAGTATGCTATTAGGAGCTATTGCATAAAGTACTATAGGATAATCTTTAGTTATATTTTTTTCTTTAAACTTTGATAATATGATATTTTTTAATTTCTTTATAACATTATCTATTTTATTTTCTTTTTCATTTTTGTATTCTTTATATTCTTTATCTAAATCTATTTGCAAATCAATAGGAGGCATTTCTCCAAAATTCTGAGCATTTCCTCTTATAGAATGAAATATTTTAACTCTTTTAATATTATCATCTTCAGTCATATAATCAAAAATTTTATTATTATCTTTCATGCTTTACTCTCTATACATGTTTTATAAATTAATCAAAATAAACTATTTACAAATAATATAAAAAATATATATTATAGAAACATTTTCGTAATAATTTTAACATAAAATAGAATAAATTGATATTGGAGATAAAATGAAAATATTAGGTATAGACACTTCATGCGATGATACTTCTGCTGCTATAGTTGAGGACGGAAAAAATGTACTTTCTTCAGTATTAAGCTCATCAATAGATGCACATAAAGAATTTCAAGGAGTAGTTCCTGAAATTGCTGCAAGAAAACATTTGGAAGCCATACTCTATGTAATAGATAAAGCATTAAAAGATGCAAATACCACTTTAGATGATATAGATTTATTTGCAGTTACCAACAGACCCGGACTTTTAGGATCTTTACTTGTTGGAGTGGCAAGTGCAAAATCATTGGCATTTTCTTTAAACAAGCCATTATTAGCTTTGGATCATATAGCGGCACATATTTACTCGCCTCATCTTACAAATGATATAGAGTTTCCTTATATAGCATTAGTTGTATCTGGAGGACATACTATAATAACCGAAGTGCATGATTACGGTGAATATAAAGTTGTAGGTACTACTTTAGATGATGCTGTAGGTGAAGCTTATGATAAAGTTTCAAAGTTTTTAAATCTAGGATATCCGGGCGGTCCTATAATAGACAGATTAGCTAAAGAAGGAAACAAAGAAGCAATAAAATATCCTATTGTATTATTAAACGGAATAGATGAATTTAATTTCTCATACAGCGGACTTAAAACTGCATGCGTTTATTCTACAAAAAAATATCTTAAAGAAGGATACGAAGCAACTAATGAAAATATAGCTGCTGCATTTCAAATAAGTGCAATAGAGCCTTTATATATCAAAACTTTGAAATATGCTGAAAAAAGCGGTATTAAAAGAGTTACATTATCCGGCGGAGTGGCATGCAATAGTTATTTGAGAGATAGATTTGGAAACTCTAAAGACTTTGAATGTTATCTACCTGCTTTAAAATACACGACAGATAATGCTGCTATGGTTGCAGGGCTTGCTTATCATATGAAAGATAAACAGGATTTTGCTGATTATAATTTAGATTGTTTCTCAAGAGTTTTGAATAAAAAATAATAATAAAAACAAAAGTGCAAAATAAAATTATAATTAACTAGAATTTATTTACTAGCTTTATTATAAAATAGACTTGTTTCAAAACTATTTATAAAATTAGTTATATAATTATTAGTATAATCAGTGTATAACTAAACAACTATATTTTGTCAAAAATATTTTTTTAAATTTAAAATATTTGCAGGGCTTTGCTGCGAAGCACACAGTCGTGCCACACCACCACTTCTTTTGCCGACGCTCTGCGTGCCATAGGAAGGCACCTACTCGGTGGTGCCCCAAAGAAGCAAAAAAGGCTATATTTAAGCTTAATTTAATAAACTATATTACATGTAATACAATCTTAGTATGCTTTAGTACTAATTTTATACTTGCACTTTTTGGTTCTTTTTGCGGCGGGAAAAAGAACAATATAAAAATTGACAAAGTTAAAAATTTTTAGTATATATCATACATTTAATAAACATCATTAAAATATAAAGTTATAGTAATTGCGTTTCACAAAGCGTGCCTGCGGCAGCAACTTTGGCGAAGCTAGCAGAGAATGTGCAGCAAAAAAGTTGATAATTCTACATAAAGTGAATCAGTTGACAAACTTAAAAAATTATTTATCAATAGTTTTGAAACAAGTCTAATAATTAAAATTTATGCAATAAAGAAGAATGATAACTAATTATTATATAATCAATTATCATTCTTTTATTTTATTTAATTAAAATTATATTCCGAATCTTTTCATTATAACATCAATATTTCTTAGATAGTATGCATAGTCAAAACAGTCGTCAATTTCCTGAGAGCTTAAATATTTTGTAATGTCCTCATCTTTATGAACATTCTCTCTAAAGTCTTCATTATTGAGCCATCTTTTCATTGCATTTCTTTGTACCCATCTGTAAGCATTATCTCTGTCAATGCCTTTATTAACTAAGCTTATCAAAATTCTTTGGCTGAAAATTAAACCGCCTGTCTTTTCAATATTTGCTTTCATAGCTTCAGGATAAATTAAAAGCTTATCTACTATATCAATGAATTTGTTAATAGCATAATCAACTGCAATAGTAGAATCTGGAAGTATAACTCTCTCTACTGATGAATGGCTTATATCTCTTTCATGCCAAAGTGTAATATCTTCCATAGAAGCCAAAGCATTACCTCTTACTATTCTTGCTAAACCTGATATTCTTTCACAAGTGATAGGGTTTCTTTTATGAGGCATAGCAGATGAACCTTTTTGCTTTTCACTGAAATATTCTTCTGCTTCTCTTATATCTGTTCTTTGAAGGTTTCTAATCTCTGTAGCAAATTTCTCTAATGAACTAGCAACAATAGCTAAAGTTGTAAGATACTGTGCATGTCTGTCTCTTTGTATTATTTGAGTAGAAACTTTATCAGCTTCTATACCTAATTTTTTACAAACTATTTCTTCTATTCTAGGGTCAATATTACTATAAGTACCAACTGCACCTGAAAGCTTACCAACAGAAACCTGTTTTTTAGCCTCCTCTACCCTTTTTATATTTCTTTCATTCTCATCATACCATAAAATAAATTTTAAACCTAATGTCATAGGCTCAGCATGTATACCATGAGTACGTCCTATGCAAGGAGTATATTTATGTTCTTTGGCTCTTCTTAATAATACTTCTGATAATCTTTTTAAATCATCTAATATAATTTCAGCAGATCTTTTCATCATAACAGCTAATGCAGTATCTTTAACATCACTTGAAGTTAAGCCTTTATGTATATATTGTCCGCCCTCACCTACATTCTCTTGAACAGCAGTTACAAATGATATAATATCATGATTAGTTTCTTTTTCTATTTCAGCAATTCTCTCTACTGTAAAAGTTGCTTTTTCTTTAATATTCTTTACTGCCTCTGCAGGAATCTCTCCTATTTCAGCCATAGCCTCACAAGCAGCAATCTCAACATCAAGCATAACCTGAAACTCATTTTGCAAGCTCCAAAGTTCTCCCATCTCTTTTCTAGTATATCTCTTTATCATAGATTATTATCCTTAATATAAAATATTGAATTATTATAGACAGAATTATAAATTATTTCAATTATTTTTTAATAGTTGTAATTTATAAAAAAAGAATTAAAATTATTGCATTAAAAATATATTTTTAATATACGGAGCAATTAAAAATGGAAATTTATGATTTAAGAAGCGACACAATAACAAAACCAAGCGAAGAAATGCGTAAAGCAATATATAATGCAGAATGCGGTGATGATGTGTATATGGAAGACCCTACAGTAAATAAACTTCAGGAAATGGCAGCAGATATAACAGGAAAAGAAAAAGCAATATTTGTTTCAAGCGGTACTATGGGTAATTTAATACCTATGATGATATTAGGAAGAAAAACAAGACAGGTACTTTTAGAAGAAGAATCACATATAATACATTATGAACTTGGCGGTGTTTCATCTT encodes:
- a CDS encoding AAA family ATPase — its product is MRRIHKLQIADNSYCLQSYKKYLEELKETARDGKDPNCTKCDEYRFVKSPDDLSFSGRSYKLPTMCDCVSDEKSKISEKIERIESIIKTYNLLFGTLDNEMTLDLFAERFNQTELINSIKKYLNVGSTMSLYFRGKSGTGKTTMLKMLWQIYAINNIKVMYMKASHFEDLHKNLFNQNAKDKDMKATIDKKIDNAKNADIIMIDDIDSVGFHYAIDGYYKIFDNIRSGEKTVILTSNKSYDDLLKGLNKKTDAEYIKGRLTSRLLNLKVVDIEMQKFKIKSNKLAS
- a CDS encoding SAVED domain-containing protein; amino-acid sequence: MKDNNKIFDYMTEDDNIKRVKIFHSIRGNAQNFGEMPPIDLQIDLDKEYKEYKNEKENKIDNVIKKLKNIILSKFKEKNITKDYPIVLYAIAPNSILVSIAYILEKYGYNFVFLPKPKDSLSWGFKDIEIDEPELKSFVESKSNVMRIDNINHPIGIILSGQSNINDIEQVYKDDKNLILNKGFDYSYSNIITITHQVILEEHSHKSLVNKRCYYLFTKKIDEIFDDIVKYRNLEEVHILSSIPANGLLYVGQKMADYKYDYLTFYIYNYSSDNNRYELGAILNSNLLEY
- the tsaD gene encoding tRNA (adenosine(37)-N6)-threonylcarbamoyltransferase complex transferase subunit TsaD encodes the protein MKILGIDTSCDDTSAAIVEDGKNVLSSVLSSSIDAHKEFQGVVPEIAARKHLEAILYVIDKALKDANTTLDDIDLFAVTNRPGLLGSLLVGVASAKSLAFSLNKPLLALDHIAAHIYSPHLTNDIEFPYIALVVSGGHTIITEVHDYGEYKVVGTTLDDAVGEAYDKVSKFLNLGYPGGPIIDRLAKEGNKEAIKYPIVLLNGIDEFNFSYSGLKTACVYSTKKYLKEGYEATNENIAAAFQISAIEPLYIKTLKYAEKSGIKRVTLSGGVACNSYLRDRFGNSKDFECYLPALKYTTDNAAMVAGLAYHMKDKQDFADYNLDCFSRVLNKK
- the purB gene encoding adenylosuccinate lyase — translated: MIKRYTRKEMGELWSLQNEFQVMLDVEIAACEAMAEIGEIPAEAVKNIKEKATFTVERIAEIEKETNHDIISFVTAVQENVGEGGQYIHKGLTSSDVKDTALAVMMKRSAEIILDDLKRLSEVLLRRAKEHKYTPCIGRTHGIHAEPMTLGLKFILWYDENERNIKRVEEAKKQVSVGKLSGAVGTYSNIDPRIEEIVCKKLGIEADKVSTQIIQRDRHAQYLTTLAIVASSLEKFATEIRNLQRTDIREAEEYFSEKQKGSSAMPHKRNPITCERISGLARIVRGNALASMEDITLWHERDISHSSVERVILPDSTIAVDYAINKFIDIVDKLLIYPEAMKANIEKTGGLIFSQRILISLVNKGIDRDNAYRWVQRNAMKRWLNNEDFRENVHKDEDITKYLSSQEIDDCFDYAYYLRNIDVIMKRFGI
- a CDS encoding N-6 DNA methylase; translation: MKKLKSSKYKNLYDILQSVSYKHTIAKVFYDFIAMTALNISIGISLNPEEIKNRIEQLKKISDHYDKNEMELFNTFKLEIANEYQNNRYQDVLGTLFQELNLTNEYKGQFFTPYELSYCMNKITFDKSLLKERDFIHCYEPAVGSGGFVIASCQIAEELGYNYAEKLIWTVNDVDLMCVYMSFIQLNLIGAAALIQHCNTLSMKVFDRFYTLGYILNRCSQRLQIEEHCNKMLKIIKDVQKIS